One segment of Rhodothermales bacterium DNA contains the following:
- the rlmD gene encoding 23S rRNA (uracil(1939)-C(5))-methyltransferase RlmD, which translates to MKKGAEITVTLEKFADKGKSLARMNGYVVFVPGAVPGDTVRARVYKKRKKFAEAGMLEVLVPSPLRTEPKCRYFASCGGCKWQHVDYAAQLEAKTQSVNDALVHHGGFTDIAVMPTIGAEKTYYYRNKMEFSFSAMRWLTPEEIKSSEDFDRSFALGLHVPGNFEKVLDLEECHLQSELSARLVNAVRRFSKEQGWTPWHVRKHTGYLRHLVIRQAARTEDLMVNLVTSHHDVERMEAFTAFLKAEFPEVTTLVNTINSGVAQTAFGEEMHTVFGPGIIRDRIGEATFEIASNAFFQTNTEQAERLYEVVRTLADFSPEDHVYDLYAGAGTISLFVAPHVKHVVGVELVEEAVQNARRNAEINGIENTTFVTGDMMRLFNQEFVATHGRPDVLIVDPPRAGLHPRVVDQIRTLKPQKFVYVSCNPLTQARDLQMLGDAFTIDAIQPVDLFPHTHHIENVVRLTATT; encoded by the coding sequence GTGAAGAAAGGCGCCGAAATAACCGTAACGCTTGAGAAATTTGCCGACAAGGGCAAGTCGTTGGCCCGCATGAACGGCTACGTCGTGTTTGTGCCCGGCGCGGTCCCGGGCGACACCGTTCGGGCGCGCGTCTACAAGAAGCGCAAGAAGTTCGCAGAGGCCGGCATGCTGGAGGTCCTGGTGCCCAGTCCGCTCCGGACCGAGCCCAAGTGCCGGTATTTCGCCAGCTGTGGCGGATGCAAGTGGCAACATGTGGACTATGCCGCCCAACTCGAGGCCAAGACCCAGTCCGTGAACGATGCCCTGGTCCACCACGGTGGTTTTACCGACATCGCCGTCATGCCCACCATCGGCGCCGAAAAGACCTACTATTACCGCAACAAGATGGAATTCAGTTTCAGTGCCATGCGCTGGCTGACCCCCGAGGAAATCAAGTCCAGCGAGGACTTCGACCGGTCCTTTGCCCTGGGCCTCCACGTGCCGGGAAATTTCGAGAAGGTCCTGGACCTCGAGGAATGCCATCTGCAGTCGGAGCTCAGTGCCCGCCTGGTGAATGCCGTCCGCCGGTTCAGCAAGGAGCAGGGATGGACCCCATGGCACGTCCGCAAACACACCGGTTACCTGCGCCACCTGGTCATCCGCCAGGCTGCTCGCACGGAGGACCTCATGGTCAACCTGGTCACGAGCCATCATGACGTGGAGCGCATGGAGGCTTTCACGGCGTTCCTGAAGGCGGAATTCCCCGAAGTCACGACGCTCGTAAACACCATCAACTCCGGCGTCGCCCAGACCGCCTTCGGCGAGGAAATGCATACCGTGTTCGGTCCCGGCATCATCCGCGACCGGATCGGGGAGGCCACGTTCGAAATCGCCTCCAATGCGTTCTTCCAGACCAACACCGAGCAGGCCGAGCGCCTGTACGAGGTGGTCCGGACGCTGGCCGACTTCTCCCCCGAGGACCATGTCTACGACCTCTATGCCGGCGCGGGGACCATTTCGCTGTTCGTGGCGCCGCATGTGAAACACGTGGTCGGCGTGGAACTGGTCGAAGAAGCCGTCCAGAATGCGCGCCGGAATGCGGAAATCAACGGTATAGAAAACACCACCTTCGTGACGGGCGACATGATGCGCCTGTTCAACCAGGAGTTCGTGGCTACGCACGGCCGCCCGGACGTGCTCATCGTGGACCCCCCGCGCGCCGGGCTGCACCCCCGTGTCGTCGACCAGATCCGCACGCTCAAACCGCAGAAATTCGTGTATGTGAGCTGCAACCCGTTGACACAGGCCCGCGACCTCCAGATGCTCGGCGATGCCTTCACCATCGACGCCATCCAGCCCGTGGACCTGTTCCCGCACACGCATCACATTGAGAACGTCGTGCGTCTCACGGCCACAACGTAG
- a CDS encoding NAD-dependent epimerase/dehydratase family protein, with amino-acid sequence MDPDHPVFVTGGTGFVGSHLVEYLLASGATDVRCLVRKDPKWLTGLPVTIIRGDLDENDALDAGLKGVATVYHVAALTRAPAYDAFRRANVDGTRRLLERVRAADGVQRIVLVSSLAAVGRADARVPDEAAPLRPVSMYGRSKMEMEALVPEFADLPITVVRPPAVYGPRETDIFTFFQTLSRGLCPIVGAGTEPALSLVHVQDLVRGMAAAAASPAAVGGTFFLGNRAPYSWGHIRDAAAAALGRRVLTLRIPRALVRPVGAASEWAGRLTGAYPPLNREKATEILEAATMCSSQRAMETFGYAPEIPLDAGMAETIAWYRDKRWL; translated from the coding sequence ATGGATCCAGACCACCCCGTCTTTGTCACCGGCGGCACCGGTTTCGTCGGCAGCCACCTGGTGGAGTACCTGCTCGCCAGCGGTGCCACGGATGTCCGGTGCCTGGTCCGCAAGGACCCGAAGTGGCTGACGGGTCTGCCCGTGACGATCATTCGGGGGGATCTGGATGAAAACGATGCGCTCGATGCGGGTCTGAAGGGCGTCGCCACCGTCTACCACGTCGCCGCACTCACGCGGGCCCCGGCCTACGATGCGTTCCGCCGTGCCAACGTGGACGGTACCCGCCGCCTGTTGGAGCGCGTCCGCGCGGCCGACGGCGTCCAGCGCATCGTTCTCGTCAGCAGCCTGGCGGCCGTCGGCCGCGCGGACGCACGGGTGCCGGACGAAGCTGCCCCGCTGCGGCCCGTGAGCATGTACGGTCGCAGCAAGATGGAAATGGAGGCGCTCGTGCCCGAGTTCGCGGACCTGCCCATTACCGTCGTGCGGCCCCCGGCCGTCTACGGTCCGCGTGAAACCGACATCTTCACCTTCTTCCAGACCCTTTCCAGGGGCCTGTGTCCGATTGTGGGTGCAGGGACGGAACCGGCGCTGAGCCTGGTCCACGTGCAGGACCTGGTCCGGGGCATGGCGGCCGCCGCCGCGTCGCCCGCTGCGGTCGGGGGCACGTTCTTCCTCGGAAACCGGGCTCCGTATTCCTGGGGGCACATCCGCGACGCGGCGGCGGCCGCCCTCGGACGTCGCGTGCTGACGCTGCGCATCCCCCGGGCGCTGGTCCGACCGGTTGGCGCGGCCAGTGAATGGGCGGGGCGGTTGACCGGAGCGTATCCTCCGCTGAACAGGGAAAAAGCCACGGAAATCCTGGAAGCGGCCACCATGTGCTCCAGCCAACGGGCCATGGAGACCTTCGGATACGCCCCGGAGATCCCGCTGGACGCCGGCATGGCCGAAACCATCGCGTGGTACCGCGACAAGCGTTGGCTGTAA
- a CDS encoding multifunctional oxoglutarate decarboxylase/oxoglutarate dehydrogenase thiamine pyrophosphate-binding subunit/dihydrolipoyllysine-residue succinyltransferase subunit: protein MSNLGFNTGYIEELYRQYLEDPSSVGESWQDFFQDFTPDEGFVAAETARPVPTPPPAAETGRQDETVSPTTATSEKKAPAPSKPTPDADEKALRGPQAKIAENMEASLGIPTATSVRTVPVKLMAENRALINDHQRYVGGDKVSFTHIIAFALVRALKHTPGMNAAFREDDDGTLYHVTPNHVNVGLAIDIERRGKRSLLVPNIKKAETLNFAQLLGTYNDLVRRARDNKLEISDFEGTTVSITNPGMIGTGLSVPRLMPGQGLILGIGSIGYPPEYYAFSPDVMGKTGVSQVMTLTSTYDHRVIQGAESGAFLERMEQLLRGEHGFYESIFADLGIQTAPWRLTSDSTPGFGQEVDSTFDMIHKQAAVLQLIRAYRVRGHLQADVNPLGYEWVYHKELDPASYGLTIWDLDRQFVTGGLSGTDMLPLRDILDILRRTYTRRVGIEFMHISDPDEKRWLQERIEPNGSEYAIGEAEKRRMLEKLNAAEAFETFLHTKYIGHKRFSLEGSETVIPMLDRILSDAADKGVNEVVMGMAHRGRLNVLANIMEKPYEVIFSEFEGNIDPTTTQGSGDVKYHLGSKSEHKSPGGASIKLQLSSNPSHLEAVDPIVEGMVRAKQEARIEQHHDNPDADYLDSVIPVLIHGDAAFAGQGVVAETLHLSQLPGYMTGGTIHIVINNQIGFTTGPAHARSSTYATDSARMIQAPIFHVNGDDPEACVRVARLALEYRQLFNKDVVIDMLCYRVRGHNEGDEPTYTQPLLYQRIESKRSPRKMYTELLLRRGDMTPEDAEQMLDDYRSRLQDAFERTKELAETSDASSQNLLAERTIPELPVVETAAKEEDLLDVVRALSQLPEDFHTHNKLVRQFERREKLYREERKIDWGFGEALAYGSLLLEGVRIRMSGQDTRRGTFSHRHAVLYDQETAEEYIPLNNIRPGQANLYIYDSLLSEYAACAFEYGYSVADPHALVIWEAQFGDFANGAQIVYDQFLSAAEAKWGQTSSMVLLLPHGYEGQGPEHSSARLERFLQLCAENNLIVANLSTPANLFHAMRRQASSDIRKPLVIMSPKSLLRHPKVISEPSEFTHGAFQPVIPAASSPGAPEPAKAERLVFCSGKVYYDLLEALESGGSAEGGSAAAGSVAIARVEQFYPFPADAIRAELEKYSQVKDVYWLQEEPENMGAWSFLRHRMDDVLAEVFTDGRRVKYAGRKASASPATGSSRVHQAQQQALLETVLKV from the coding sequence GTGAGCAACCTCGGCTTCAATACGGGCTACATCGAAGAATTGTACCGTCAGTACCTGGAGGATCCTTCCTCCGTAGGTGAGAGCTGGCAGGATTTTTTCCAGGACTTCACCCCCGATGAGGGGTTCGTGGCCGCCGAAACGGCCCGCCCCGTACCCACGCCTCCGCCCGCCGCCGAGACCGGGCGACAGGACGAAACGGTCTCCCCGACCACGGCGACGAGCGAAAAGAAAGCCCCGGCTCCGTCGAAGCCCACGCCTGACGCCGATGAAAAAGCCCTCCGTGGCCCTCAGGCCAAGATCGCGGAGAACATGGAGGCCAGCCTGGGTATTCCGACCGCTACCTCCGTACGGACCGTGCCCGTCAAACTGATGGCCGAGAACCGGGCGCTCATCAATGATCACCAGCGTTACGTCGGTGGCGACAAGGTATCGTTCACCCACATCATTGCATTCGCCCTGGTACGTGCCCTGAAGCACACGCCCGGCATGAACGCAGCGTTTCGCGAGGACGACGACGGCACGCTGTACCACGTCACGCCCAACCACGTGAACGTCGGCCTGGCCATCGACATCGAGCGGCGGGGCAAGCGCTCGCTCCTGGTGCCGAACATCAAGAAAGCGGAGACCCTGAACTTCGCCCAACTTCTGGGGACCTACAACGATCTCGTCCGCCGCGCCCGCGACAACAAACTCGAGATTTCGGATTTCGAAGGTACGACCGTGTCCATCACGAACCCGGGCATGATCGGAACCGGCCTCAGTGTGCCTCGGCTCATGCCCGGTCAGGGGCTCATCCTGGGCATCGGTTCCATCGGGTATCCCCCGGAGTACTACGCGTTCTCACCGGACGTCATGGGAAAAACCGGCGTATCGCAGGTCATGACACTCACGTCCACGTATGACCACCGGGTCATCCAGGGCGCCGAATCGGGTGCCTTCCTGGAGCGGATGGAGCAACTCCTGCGCGGAGAACACGGCTTCTACGAATCCATTTTTGCCGACCTGGGCATCCAGACGGCGCCGTGGCGCCTGACCTCGGACAGCACGCCGGGGTTCGGCCAGGAAGTGGACTCCACGTTCGACATGATCCACAAGCAGGCCGCCGTGCTGCAGCTCATCCGGGCCTACCGGGTGCGCGGCCATCTGCAGGCCGACGTGAACCCGCTCGGATACGAATGGGTTTACCACAAGGAACTCGATCCGGCCAGTTACGGCCTGACCATCTGGGACCTGGACCGGCAGTTCGTCACGGGCGGCCTGAGCGGCACCGACATGCTTCCGCTCCGCGATATCCTGGACATCCTGCGCCGGACCTACACCCGCCGGGTGGGCATCGAGTTCATGCACATCTCCGACCCGGACGAGAAACGGTGGTTGCAGGAGCGGATTGAACCGAATGGATCGGAATACGCCATCGGCGAGGCCGAGAAGCGACGCATGCTGGAGAAATTGAATGCCGCCGAGGCCTTCGAGACCTTCCTGCACACCAAGTACATCGGGCACAAGCGGTTCTCGCTCGAGGGATCGGAAACCGTCATTCCCATGCTCGATCGCATCCTTTCCGATGCGGCCGACAAGGGCGTGAACGAGGTGGTCATGGGCATGGCGCATCGCGGCCGCCTGAACGTCCTGGCGAACATCATGGAGAAGCCCTACGAGGTCATCTTCTCCGAATTCGAAGGCAACATCGATCCTACTACCACGCAGGGATCGGGCGATGTCAAGTACCACCTTGGTTCAAAGAGTGAGCACAAGTCGCCGGGCGGCGCATCCATCAAACTGCAGCTGTCCTCCAATCCGAGTCATCTCGAGGCCGTGGACCCCATCGTGGAGGGCATGGTCCGCGCCAAGCAGGAGGCCCGGATCGAGCAGCATCATGACAATCCCGACGCGGACTATCTCGACTCGGTCATCCCCGTGCTCATCCACGGCGACGCCGCCTTTGCCGGACAGGGTGTGGTGGCCGAAACGCTGCATCTGAGCCAGCTCCCCGGCTACATGACGGGCGGCACCATCCACATTGTCATCAACAACCAGATCGGGTTCACCACCGGCCCGGCCCACGCCCGATCCTCCACCTATGCCACGGACAGCGCCCGGATGATCCAGGCGCCCATTTTCCACGTGAACGGCGACGACCCCGAGGCCTGCGTCCGGGTGGCGCGCCTGGCGCTCGAGTACCGGCAGCTGTTCAACAAGGATGTCGTCATCGACATGCTGTGCTACCGGGTCCGCGGACACAACGAGGGTGATGAACCCACCTACACCCAGCCGCTCCTCTACCAACGGATTGAATCCAAGCGATCCCCGCGGAAGATGTACACGGAGTTGCTGCTGCGCCGTGGGGACATGACGCCCGAGGATGCGGAACAGATGCTGGACGACTACCGGTCCCGCCTCCAGGACGCGTTCGAGCGGACCAAGGAACTGGCCGAGACCTCCGATGCGTCCAGCCAGAACCTGCTGGCCGAGCGGACCATTCCGGAATTGCCGGTCGTCGAAACGGCTGCCAAGGAGGAGGACCTCCTCGACGTCGTTCGCGCCCTGTCGCAGCTGCCGGAGGATTTCCATACGCACAACAAGCTCGTGCGGCAATTCGAGCGTCGCGAGAAGCTTTACCGGGAGGAGCGCAAGATCGACTGGGGATTCGGCGAAGCCCTGGCTTACGGATCGCTGCTGCTGGAAGGCGTGCGGATCCGGATGTCGGGCCAGGACACCCGCCGGGGTACCTTCAGCCACCGGCATGCCGTCCTGTACGATCAGGAAACTGCCGAGGAATACATCCCGCTGAACAACATCCGTCCGGGACAGGCGAACCTGTACATTTACGACAGTCTGTTGTCGGAATATGCGGCCTGCGCGTTCGAGTACGGCTATTCCGTGGCTGATCCCCACGCCCTCGTCATCTGGGAGGCCCAGTTCGGTGATTTTGCCAACGGTGCGCAGATCGTCTATGACCAGTTCCTCTCGGCCGCCGAGGCCAAATGGGGACAGACCAGCAGCATGGTGCTGTTGTTGCCGCACGGCTACGAAGGTCAGGGACCGGAGCATTCCTCCGCCCGCCTTGAGCGTTTCCTGCAGCTCTGCGCAGAGAACAACCTGATTGTGGCCAACCTGTCAACGCCGGCCAACCTGTTCCATGCCATGCGTCGACAGGCGTCGTCGGATATCCGGAAGCCGTTGGTGATCATGTCCCCGAAGAGCCTTTTGCGCCACCCGAAAGTGATTTCCGAGCCCTCGGAGTTTACGCACGGCGCATTCCAGCCCGTCATCCCGGCCGCCAGCAGTCCGGGTGCACCGGAGCCTGCCAAAGCCGAACGCCTGGTCTTCTGTTCGGGCAAGGTCTACTACGACCTCCTGGAAGCCCTGGAGTCCGGCGGCTCGGCCGAGGGCGGCTCGGCGGCGGCGGGTTCCGTGGCCATTGCCCGCGTGGAGCAATTCTACCCCTTCCCGGCAGACGCCATCCGTGCGGAGCTGGAGAAATACTCCCAGGTGAAGGACGTCTACTGGCTGCAGGAAGAGCCCGAGAACATGGGTGCCTGGTCCTTCCTGCGACACCGGATGGACGATGTCCTGGCAGAGGTGTTCACGGACGGACGTCGCGTGAAGTACGCCGGCCGGAAAGCCTCCGCGTCTCCCGCCACAGGCAGCTCACGCGTGCATCAGGCCCAGCAGCAGGCGCTCCTTGAAACCGTGCTGAAGGTCTGA
- the rpsU gene encoding 30S ribosomal protein S21, translating to MPVGIKVRDNESIDRALRRFKRAVNRSRVLRIYRGNMAFTKPSEERRLAREKAARNARRRSRY from the coding sequence GTGCCCGTAGGTATCAAAGTAAGGGATAACGAGTCGATTGACCGCGCACTCCGCCGCTTCAAGCGCGCCGTGAACCGCAGCCGTGTGCTCCGCATTTACCGCGGCAACATGGCCTTCACCAAGCCGTCTGAAGAGCGCCGCCTGGCTCGCGAGAAAGCCGCCCGCAACGCGCGCCGCCGCTCCCGCTACTAG
- the rdgB gene encoding RdgB/HAM1 family non-canonical purine NTP pyrophosphatase, with protein sequence MRIPQLVIATRNAGKLVEISQLLSGLPIKILALDAFPGAPEVDEDRDTLEGNAEKKAQAILEFTGLPSLSDDTGLEVHVLGGAPGVHSARYAGPDCHPADNRKKLLRALEGQTDRRARFRTVVALATSDREVRFFEGICTGTILDHERGDGGFGYDALFVPDGWTQTFAEMDSADKNRIGHRGMALSRLVSFLEDRRGGPVV encoded by the coding sequence ATGAGAATTCCACAATTGGTCATTGCGACCCGGAATGCCGGCAAACTGGTGGAGATTTCCCAGTTGTTGTCCGGGTTGCCCATCAAGATCCTTGCCCTGGACGCCTTCCCGGGGGCTCCGGAGGTGGATGAAGACCGTGATACCCTGGAGGGAAACGCAGAGAAAAAGGCGCAAGCCATCCTTGAATTCACCGGACTTCCATCGCTCTCGGACGATACCGGGCTGGAAGTGCATGTGCTTGGCGGTGCTCCGGGTGTCCATTCAGCCCGGTATGCTGGACCCGATTGCCATCCGGCCGACAACCGGAAAAAACTGCTCCGCGCACTGGAAGGGCAGACGGACCGGCGCGCACGCTTCCGTACCGTCGTTGCGCTGGCCACATCGGACCGTGAGGTCCGGTTCTTCGAAGGGATATGCACAGGCACCATCCTGGATCATGAACGCGGTGACGGTGGATTCGGGTACGACGCTCTGTTCGTACCCGATGGTTGGACACAGACCTTCGCGGAAATGGACAGCGCCGACAAGAACCGGATTGGACATCGCGGAATGGCCCTGTCGCGCTTGGTATCGTTCTTGGAAGACCGTCGGGGAGGCCCGGTCGTATGA
- the dtd gene encoding D-aminoacyl-tRNA deacylase, which translates to MIALVQRVKEARVEIVEGETARESGRIGPGLLVLLGVHTTDTVDQAEWLARKCARLRIFPDEEGKMNRSLIDVRGQALVVSQFTLYGNASKGNRPSFVESAPPETAAPLYNTFCRFLSRESGQPVPTGEFGAMMDVHLVNDGPVTLWIEKRADDSTVEMDSYPPNQP; encoded by the coding sequence ATGATTGCCCTTGTCCAACGTGTGAAAGAGGCCCGCGTGGAGATTGTGGAGGGGGAGACAGCGCGCGAATCCGGACGGATTGGCCCTGGCCTGCTCGTCCTGCTGGGCGTACACACCACCGATACCGTCGACCAGGCCGAGTGGCTGGCCCGGAAATGTGCCCGACTCCGCATTTTTCCGGACGAGGAAGGCAAGATGAACCGCTCCCTGATTGACGTCAGGGGCCAGGCGCTGGTCGTGTCGCAGTTCACGCTTTACGGCAACGCGTCCAAGGGAAATCGCCCGTCCTTCGTGGAGTCCGCCCCGCCGGAGACGGCAGCGCCCCTGTACAATACCTTCTGCCGATTCCTGTCACGGGAATCGGGGCAGCCCGTTCCTACCGGCGAGTTCGGTGCCATGATGGATGTCCACCTGGTGAACGACGGCCCGGTAACCCTCTGGATTGAGAAACGTGCCGACGACTCCACGGTAGAAATGGATTCCTACCCGCCCAACCAGCCTTGA
- a CDS encoding amidohydrolase family protein produces the protein MTLRLPLLFATLFVTVLFAGCTSDRTDGGADQPLPSFILTDATIYTSNPAHPTAEAMAVVEGRIAAVGLRDEVVATWPDLEIRSAGGQTVIPGIIDAHAHLRNLTELNLIANLVGTGSIDDIIARLREKEAELGPGDWLQGRGWDQNDWDVKEFPTRHDLDAAFPDRPVWLERIDGHAMWANTAAIRAASDDLFRSAAVPEGGELFREPDGAASGVFIDDAEHLINPVVPAFTDVALDEAFAEALSETNRYGITAVHEAGVNLDNIDRFRRFADAGDLTVRIYAMVEPGETFDTYCNNPYTREDDLLTIQSVKIYLDGALGSRGALMLDEYSDAPGVHGLLRTQPDEYRELVDRALACGYQINSHAIGDGANRLVLDTYEAAGTTPEGRHRNEHAQIVALSDLERFAELGVIASMQPTHATSDMYWAEDRVGAHRIEGGYAWRTLLDSGTHLAFGSDFPVERVDPMLGFFASITRQDDQLWPEGGWHADETLTREETLTAFTLGAAWAGFQEEDLGSIEVGKWADFVVMDTDIMQVAAPGILDADVVATFVAGQAVHGGLPE, from the coding sequence ATGACCCTTCGCTTGCCCCTCCTGTTCGCCACCCTATTCGTTACCGTGCTGTTCGCCGGATGCACGTCGGACAGGACCGACGGGGGTGCCGACCAGCCGCTGCCCTCCTTCATCCTGACCGATGCAACCATCTACACGTCCAATCCGGCGCACCCAACAGCCGAGGCCATGGCTGTCGTTGAAGGGCGGATTGCTGCCGTGGGCCTGCGGGACGAGGTGGTCGCGACGTGGCCTGACCTGGAAATCCGGAGTGCGGGAGGACAGACCGTCATTCCGGGTATCATCGATGCGCACGCCCATCTTCGGAATCTCACGGAACTGAACCTGATTGCCAACCTTGTGGGGACGGGCAGCATTGACGACATCATTGCCCGGCTTCGCGAAAAGGAAGCCGAACTCGGACCCGGCGACTGGTTGCAGGGCCGCGGATGGGACCAGAACGATTGGGACGTCAAGGAATTCCCGACGCGCCATGATTTGGATGCCGCATTTCCGGACCGGCCCGTTTGGCTGGAGCGGATTGACGGACACGCCATGTGGGCCAACACGGCCGCCATCCGCGCCGCATCGGACGATCTGTTCCGTTCAGCGGCCGTGCCCGAGGGAGGTGAACTGTTCCGCGAGCCGGATGGCGCAGCCAGTGGTGTGTTCATTGACGATGCAGAGCATCTCATCAATCCTGTCGTGCCCGCCTTCACAGACGTCGCGCTCGACGAAGCGTTTGCCGAGGCCCTCTCCGAGACCAACCGGTATGGCATTACCGCGGTGCACGAGGCCGGCGTCAATCTGGACAACATTGACCGGTTCCGCCGCTTTGCCGACGCGGGTGACCTGACGGTCCGCATCTATGCCATGGTCGAGCCGGGCGAGACCTTCGACACGTACTGCAACAACCCCTACACGCGGGAGGATGACCTGCTGACCATCCAGTCCGTGAAGATCTACCTGGACGGTGCGTTGGGAAGCCGCGGTGCGCTCATGTTGGACGAATATTCGGATGCGCCCGGTGTTCATGGTCTGCTCCGCACGCAGCCGGATGAATACCGCGAACTGGTGGACCGGGCGCTTGCGTGCGGCTACCAGATCAACTCGCATGCCATTGGGGACGGCGCCAACCGGCTGGTCCTGGATACCTACGAGGCGGCCGGCACGACCCCGGAAGGGCGGCATCGCAACGAGCACGCGCAGATCGTGGCGTTGTCCGATCTGGAGCGGTTCGCGGAACTCGGCGTCATCGCGTCCATGCAGCCTACCCATGCCACCAGCGACATGTACTGGGCGGAGGATCGCGTGGGCGCACACCGGATTGAGGGGGGGTATGCGTGGCGCACCCTGTTGGACTCCGGCACCCACTTGGCCTTCGGATCGGACTTCCCGGTGGAACGCGTGGACCCCATGCTGGGCTTCTTCGCAAGCATAACGCGGCAGGATGACCAGCTCTGGCCGGAAGGCGGCTGGCACGCAGACGAGACCCTGACGCGGGAGGAAACGCTTACGGCCTTCACCCTCGGCGCGGCCTGGGCCGGATTCCAGGAAGAGGACCTTGGATCCATCGAGGTCGGCAAATGGGCCGATTTCGTGGTGATGGATACGGATATCATGCAGGTGGCCGCGCCCGGTATCCTGGATGCGGATGTCGTGGCCACGTTCGTCGCCGGGCAAGCTGTCCATGGAGGTCTTCCCGAGTGA
- the moaA gene encoding GTP 3',8-cyclase MoaA, protein MSHLDDSFGRRHTYLRISLTERCNLRCTYCMPAEGVELKPRTHLLTYEEILRLASLFAGLGVNKIRLTGGEPLIRKDVDALVAELGRIPGIRTLAITTNGLLLDRHLPSLAAGGLNLINISLDTLREDRFLTITRRPGLDKVLDAIDLALAADVGPVKVNCVVMKGVNEDELVDFVAFTRERAVDVRFIEYMPFGGNGWNDGDFLPYADMLGIIRETFPDLSPVDLDAHETAKLWEVPGFAGRVGFITSMSRNFCGGCNRLRLTADGSLKVCLFGTAELNLRDLMRDGVTDAELTEAIRDALSRKKASHAGMHELARGDNRPMILIGG, encoded by the coding sequence GTGAGCCATTTGGACGATTCATTCGGGCGGCGCCATACTTATCTCCGCATTTCCCTGACGGAGCGATGCAACCTGCGCTGTACCTACTGCATGCCGGCCGAGGGAGTCGAGCTCAAACCGCGCACCCACCTGCTCACGTACGAGGAAATCCTGCGGCTGGCCTCCTTGTTCGCCGGTCTGGGCGTGAACAAGATCCGGCTGACGGGTGGCGAGCCGCTCATCCGCAAGGATGTGGATGCGCTGGTGGCGGAACTGGGACGCATCCCGGGTATCCGGACGCTGGCCATAACCACCAACGGGTTGCTCCTGGACCGGCACCTGCCCTCGCTGGCCGCAGGCGGCCTGAATCTCATCAATATCTCGCTCGACACCCTCCGCGAGGACCGTTTCCTGACGATCACCCGGCGCCCTGGCCTGGACAAGGTGTTGGACGCCATTGACCTGGCGCTCGCCGCGGATGTCGGGCCGGTGAAGGTGAACTGCGTAGTAATGAAGGGCGTGAACGAAGATGAACTGGTGGATTTCGTCGCCTTCACCCGGGAGCGAGCGGTGGACGTCCGATTCATCGAGTACATGCCGTTCGGCGGCAATGGATGGAATGACGGCGACTTCCTGCCGTACGCCGACATGCTCGGGATCATCCGGGAGACCTTCCCCGACCTTTCGCCGGTCGACCTGGACGCCCATGAAACGGCCAAGTTGTGGGAAGTCCCGGGCTTTGCGGGTCGCGTGGGCTTCATCACCTCCATGAGCCGTAATTTCTGTGGAGGATGCAACCGGCTTCGACTGACGGCGGACGGCAGTCTGAAGGTGTGTCTCTTCGGCACCGCCGAGCTCAACCTCAGGGATCTCATGCGCGATGGTGTCACCGATGCGGAATTGACGGAGGCCATACGGGATGCCCTCAGTCGCAAGAAGGCCAGTCACGCCGGCATGCACGAATTGGCCCGGGGCGACAATCGTCCCATGATCCTCATCGGGGGATGA
- the moaC gene encoding cyclic pyranopterin monophosphate synthase MoaC, protein MNTFTHVHPEGGVTMVDVSAKPDTVRTAVAVGRVVLGEQAYAQVRDNTVHKGDVLSIAQIAGIMGAKETSRLIPLCHQVTLQGVDVEFELDEPEAALRVRAYAKSKGPTGVEMEALTAVSVACLTVYDMCKSISKELIIDDIHLIAKSGGQSGDYRKQTG, encoded by the coding sequence ATGAACACATTCACCCATGTCCACCCCGAAGGCGGCGTCACGATGGTTGACGTGTCGGCCAAGCCCGACACGGTCCGAACGGCCGTCGCCGTGGGCCGGGTCGTCCTTGGCGAACAGGCATACGCGCAGGTCCGGGACAACACGGTCCACAAGGGCGACGTGCTGTCCATCGCCCAGATTGCGGGCATCATGGGCGCCAAGGAGACCAGCCGGCTCATCCCGCTCTGCCACCAGGTCACGCTGCAGGGTGTGGACGTGGAATTCGAACTGGACGAGCCGGAAGCCGCTCTCCGTGTGAGGGCCTACGCCAAGTCCAAGGGCCCGACAGGCGTCGAAATGGAGGCACTCACCGCCGTGTCGGTGGCGTGCCTGACCGTCTATGACATGTGCAAGTCGATTTCGAAAGAGCTCATCATAGACGACATCCACCTGATCGCCAAATCCGGCGGCCAGAGTGGCGACTACAGAAAACAAACCGGTTGA